The following are from one region of the Klebsiella aerogenes genome:
- a CDS encoding glycosyltransferase codes for MLKSKIKNIVRPFYYQLSPATRGKVKKTYQRVRGINLESHPVTSSFAGHLGKDSGDINGDLSCLHQLHKRNGGFDILLFPVIDWDFRLQRPQQLVKELAKLGSRVVYFSTTFNVSTSPGFSIEKMPVENVVLCKLNINKHEVNIYKDKLDQEQIHFLIHSIYLVRQAFGFGFTNSIIDLPFWREVVEGLSSNNIIYDCMDHHAGFENNESTMLTEEDKLFKSSDLVITTAQRLSESVAKHRENIIIRNGCEADYFAKIPQQGALTKTRPVVGYYGAIAEWFDLDLLIAAAKAYPQYDFVMIGGATCDITAAKKIDNIKFLGEVPYAQLTPYLKDFDVCLIPFKLIELTLCTNPVKVYEYLAAGKPVVCTAMPEVIVMGDVVHVADTKEQFIAQIATAMAETTDEDLKEKRSQWAKNHDWESRARQLGDALQTLNASKPKVSLIVLTYNNLALTKECLHSIERNTEYDNYEVIIVDNLSTDDTRDYLQKNYMDKPNYTVILNDENMGFAAGNNVGLEQATGDILIVLNNDTYVSPFWLGGIVKAFKRNPGLGLVGPVTNNIGNESKINITYNNWSEMHVRSLQYISNHANQLYPMRCLAFFCAAIRREVYEKVGGLSPDYGLGFFEDDDYCKRVELAGWDMAAVDDAFVHHHLSASFNKLKNNQKELLMQKNQAVFESKWGKWKPHSYRPGVH; via the coding sequence ATGTTAAAAAGTAAAATCAAAAATATAGTGCGACCGTTTTATTATCAGCTCTCGCCAGCCACACGCGGTAAAGTCAAAAAAACCTATCAACGTGTTCGTGGTATTAATCTGGAATCGCATCCTGTAACAAGTTCTTTTGCTGGGCATCTTGGTAAAGATAGCGGTGATATCAACGGTGACTTGTCATGTTTACACCAGCTGCATAAGCGAAATGGCGGCTTTGATATCTTGCTTTTCCCGGTTATTGACTGGGATTTTCGTTTGCAACGGCCACAGCAGTTAGTCAAAGAACTGGCGAAATTGGGCAGCCGTGTCGTCTATTTTTCGACGACATTTAATGTAAGTACCTCTCCTGGTTTTTCTATTGAAAAAATGCCAGTGGAAAATGTTGTCTTATGTAAATTGAATATCAACAAACATGAAGTCAATATTTATAAGGATAAATTGGATCAAGAACAGATCCACTTTCTAATCCATAGCATTTATCTGGTACGACAGGCTTTTGGTTTCGGTTTCACCAATTCAATTATCGACTTACCATTTTGGCGAGAAGTTGTGGAAGGATTATCTTCTAACAATATAATCTACGACTGTATGGATCACCATGCTGGCTTTGAAAACAACGAGTCCACGATGTTGACGGAAGAGGATAAGTTATTCAAATCTTCAGACCTGGTCATCACCACAGCACAACGACTCTCCGAGAGTGTTGCGAAGCATCGCGAAAATATCATTATCCGTAACGGTTGCGAGGCAGATTATTTTGCAAAAATTCCTCAGCAGGGTGCTCTGACTAAAACACGCCCAGTCGTAGGGTACTATGGTGCCATTGCGGAATGGTTTGATCTTGATCTCTTAATTGCAGCAGCAAAAGCCTATCCGCAATATGATTTTGTTATGATTGGCGGCGCAACATGCGATATTACCGCAGCGAAGAAAATTGATAACATCAAATTTCTCGGCGAAGTGCCCTATGCACAACTGACACCTTACTTGAAGGATTTTGACGTATGTTTGATTCCCTTCAAGCTCATCGAACTGACGTTGTGTACCAATCCAGTAAAAGTGTATGAATATCTGGCGGCAGGAAAGCCGGTAGTATGTACAGCTATGCCGGAAGTCATCGTGATGGGCGATGTCGTCCACGTTGCTGATACAAAAGAGCAATTCATTGCTCAGATTGCTACGGCTATGGCGGAAACGACAGATGAAGATCTGAAAGAAAAACGTAGCCAGTGGGCAAAAAACCATGACTGGGAAAGTCGCGCACGCCAACTTGGCGATGCTCTTCAAACACTAAACGCGAGTAAGCCTAAAGTCAGCCTGATTGTACTGACGTATAACAACCTGGCATTGACGAAAGAGTGCTTGCATAGCATTGAACGAAATACAGAATACGATAATTACGAAGTCATCATTGTAGATAATTTATCTACTGATGATACCCGTGATTATCTGCAAAAAAACTATATGGATAAACCAAACTATACGGTTATCCTTAATGATGAAAATATGGGATTCGCAGCAGGGAATAACGTTGGCCTCGAACAGGCGACTGGCGATATTCTTATTGTACTCAATAACGATACCTATGTTTCTCCATTCTGGCTTGGTGGCATCGTTAAAGCGTTCAAACGTAATCCTGGGCTAGGACTTGTTGGACCGGTGACGAACAATATCGGTAATGAATCTAAAATTAATATTACCTACAACAACTGGTCCGAAATGCATGTTAGGTCTTTGCAATACATTTCTAACCATGCCAACCAATTGTATCCAATGCGCTGTCTTGCTTTCTTTTGCGCAGCAATACGGCGTGAAGTATATGAAAAAGTTGGCGGCCTTTCACCCGATTATGGATTAGGCTTTTTTGAGGATGATGACTACTGTAAGCGCGTAGAGCTAGCCGGTTGGGATATGGCGGCAGTAGACGACGCTTTTGTGCATCATCATCTTTCTGCAAGTTTTAATAAACTCAAAAATAATCAAAAAGAATTGCTGATGCAAAAGAATCAGGCTGTTTTTGAAAGCAAGTGGGGGAAATGGAAGCCACATAGCTACAGACCTGGGGTTCACTAA